The following coding sequences lie in one Fimbriimonadaceae bacterium genomic window:
- the rho gene encoding transcription termination factor Rho, whose translation MTHTFRPRKSDGSKQPNKGRPRNRRQEPRLDNASDLENLPEIDFNHFDQMTPANLAKAAKAKKLSLDMDRTELIVELLKGTNEESFYARGVLDILNDGWGFLRRDNYSPSPADVYVSQSQIKRFGLRNGDSVFGLVRQPKEGEKYQGMLRVECVNGFGTAAEEMQRRRNFDELTPLHPDERIRMETHPENILGRVVDLIAPIGKGQRALIVAPPKAGKTTILKTIANAVTTNHPDVYLMVLLVDERPEEVTDFKRSVKGQVISSTFDEPAENHMRVAELCLEQAKRLVEAGRDVVILLDSLTRMSRASNLTINPSGRTLSGGLDPAALYRPRRFFGSARNIEEGGSLTIVATALVETGSKMDDAIFEEFKGTGNMEIVLDRELAERRLWPAIDVKRSSTRHEERLFAPNELEGVIQLHRLLANQQNAWEATDSLIKLLKRTPTNTVFLESVMQRMKATV comes from the coding sequence ATGACGCATACATTCCGACCCCGTAAATCGGACGGCTCTAAGCAGCCTAACAAAGGCCGCCCACGCAATCGACGCCAAGAACCGCGACTCGATAATGCATCCGATCTCGAAAACCTGCCCGAAATCGATTTTAATCATTTCGATCAGATGACCCCCGCGAACCTGGCAAAGGCCGCAAAAGCGAAGAAACTATCGCTGGATATGGATCGCACAGAGCTTATCGTTGAGCTCTTGAAAGGGACCAACGAGGAGTCCTTCTATGCTCGAGGTGTGCTGGACATCCTCAACGATGGCTGGGGCTTCCTGCGACGTGACAACTACTCCCCTTCACCCGCAGATGTTTATGTCTCCCAGTCACAGATAAAACGATTTGGACTCCGCAATGGCGACTCGGTCTTTGGCCTTGTCCGCCAGCCAAAAGAGGGCGAAAAGTATCAAGGAATGCTGCGTGTCGAATGCGTCAACGGATTCGGTACCGCTGCTGAAGAGATGCAGCGTCGAAGAAACTTCGACGAGCTCACTCCGCTCCATCCCGACGAGCGCATTCGGATGGAGACGCACCCAGAGAACATCCTTGGACGCGTCGTCGATCTGATTGCCCCAATTGGCAAAGGCCAGCGCGCCCTCATCGTGGCTCCTCCGAAGGCTGGAAAGACGACGATCCTTAAAACGATCGCAAACGCCGTCACAACAAACCACCCAGACGTCTATCTGATGGTGCTCCTCGTTGACGAGCGCCCAGAAGAGGTCACCGACTTTAAGCGGTCGGTCAAGGGCCAGGTCATCAGCTCAACCTTCGACGAGCCCGCCGAGAACCACATGCGCGTTGCCGAGCTTTGTCTTGAGCAAGCAAAGCGCTTGGTCGAAGCAGGCCGAGACGTTGTTATCTTGTTAGACTCGCTCACGCGTATGTCGCGAGCCAGCAACCTGACGATCAACCCCTCAGGACGAACGCTCTCGGGAGGTTTGGACCCCGCCGCGCTCTATCGCCCGCGCCGATTCTTCGGCTCGGCACGAAATATCGAGGAAGGTGGATCGCTCACCATCGTCGCAACGGCTTTGGTGGAGACCGGCTCCAAGATGGATGACGCGATCTTTGAAGAGTTCAAGGGCACCGGCAACATGGAAATCGTGCTCGACCGCGAGCTTGCCGAGCGTCGCCTCTGGCCCGCCATCGACGTCAAACGAAGCTCGACACGTCACGAAGAGCGACTTTTCGCTCCAAACGAACTCGAAGGTGTTATCCAGCTTCACCGACTTCTCGCCAACCAGCAGAACGCCTGGGAGGCCACCGATTCGCTCATCAAGCTGCTTAAGCGAACGCCCACAAATACGGTGTTCCTGGAGAGTGTGATGCAGCGAATGAAAGCCACCGTTTGA
- a CDS encoding FAD-binding oxidoreductase: MKKSIKGLTGRIIQPGDPVWQEACIGFALRADYAANEPRVIVFCQDRLDVANAVKWAVKNKVPMRARAGRHNYEGYSSLVKDGIIIDISEMETVKASSSSDTAEVGAGIDMLECFEELNDLNLTFPMATGPSVGMAGLTLGGGVGVTTRKFGLTCDNLLEVEMVNAEGEIIIANETKNYDLFWACRGGGGGNFGIATKFKFKVHPVNNAAIFSIGYPWEAFEYVVDKWQRWNFEADWNMSSFIALVGDRTITVQGQYTGTDEELAGFMGVIAPMLSEPSPISVNIQMLPFRIATRVILGVDPFNPLWRVQQHSDNQIFKSTSAFAMEYFSMDAISILRKYLETVPQLSAPPSQPTMVQLLGGGGAPDQVNRTATAVWGRGTKFIVQYDGYWTAPEDGPETIKWVEDLRHELSPHTSGAYVNYSDATIPNYLQQYYGGNLERLVKVKAHYDPNNVFNYPQSIPVSLSSKAVVSAEGRKSTAKK; the protein is encoded by the coding sequence ATGAAAAAAAGTATTAAGGGATTGACCGGAAGAATTATTCAGCCTGGGGACCCGGTGTGGCAGGAGGCATGTATCGGCTTTGCACTACGCGCCGACTATGCAGCAAACGAGCCCCGAGTGATCGTGTTTTGTCAGGATCGGCTCGACGTCGCAAATGCAGTGAAGTGGGCCGTGAAGAACAAGGTTCCGATGCGCGCCCGTGCGGGACGCCATAACTATGAAGGCTATTCCTCGCTCGTCAAAGACGGCATTATTATCGACATCAGCGAGATGGAAACCGTTAAGGCATCTAGCAGTTCCGATACAGCGGAGGTCGGTGCGGGCATCGACATGCTGGAGTGCTTTGAGGAGTTGAACGACCTCAACCTTACGTTTCCTATGGCAACCGGGCCCAGCGTCGGCATGGCTGGCCTAACGCTTGGCGGAGGGGTGGGCGTCACCACACGCAAGTTTGGTCTGACCTGTGACAATCTCCTTGAGGTCGAGATGGTCAACGCCGAAGGGGAGATTATTATCGCCAACGAGACCAAGAACTACGACCTGTTTTGGGCTTGCCGTGGGGGTGGCGGTGGCAACTTTGGAATCGCAACCAAGTTTAAGTTCAAGGTTCATCCTGTCAACAACGCGGCGATCTTCAGCATCGGCTATCCGTGGGAAGCGTTCGAGTACGTGGTCGATAAATGGCAGCGGTGGAACTTTGAAGCGGACTGGAATATGTCCTCCTTCATCGCTTTGGTGGGCGATCGCACGATCACAGTACAGGGCCAATACACCGGCACCGACGAAGAGCTGGCCGGTTTTATGGGCGTTATCGCTCCGATGCTTTCCGAGCCTTCGCCGATCTCCGTTAATATCCAAATGCTCCCGTTCCGAATTGCCACCCGTGTGATCCTGGGAGTTGATCCCTTCAATCCGCTGTGGCGAGTGCAGCAACACAGCGACAATCAGATATTCAAGAGCACGTCGGCCTTTGCGATGGAGTACTTCAGCATGGATGCCATCTCTATCTTGAGGAAGTACCTGGAGACTGTTCCACAACTCTCAGCGCCTCCGAGCCAACCGACGATGGTGCAGCTATTGGGAGGCGGCGGAGCGCCCGACCAAGTGAATCGAACGGCAACGGCTGTCTGGGGAAGAGGAACCAAATTCATCGTTCAGTACGACGGGTATTGGACGGCTCCGGAGGACGGTCCCGAAACGATCAAGTGGGTCGAAGATTTGCGGCATGAGCTTTCTCCGCACACCAGCGGCGCGTATGTCAATTACAGCGACGCGACAATCCCCAACTATCTGCAGCAGTACTACGGCGGGAATCTGGAGCGGCTGGTCAAGGTGAAGGCTCACTATGACCCGAACAACGTGTTCAACTATCCGCAGAGCATTCCTGTCTCGCTTTCATCCAAGGCTGTGGTTTCCGCCGAAGGACGAAAGAGCACCGCCAAAAAATGA
- the hisF gene encoding imidazole glycerol phosphate synthase subunit HisF, translating into MRSIRVIPCLDIKDGRVVKGVNFVGLRDAGDPVQLAKFYNDEGADELVFLDIGATHEDRPSVVELASRVAEEIFIPFTVGGGLRTVEDIRQALLAGADKVSLNSAAVANPNLISAAADKFGAQCVVLAIDAKPVDTGKWEVYTHGGRKSTGLDAVEWARRGVELGAGEILLTSMGGDGTQAGYDLGVTKAVSEAVGVPVIASGGAGKPEHLLEAVSLGKADAVLLASILHDGLYRIADLKQEMHQAGLPVRLVQKT; encoded by the coding sequence ATGAGGTCGATCCGTGTTATTCCTTGTTTGGATATCAAGGATGGGCGCGTTGTCAAAGGCGTCAACTTCGTCGGCCTCAGAGATGCCGGTGACCCTGTTCAGCTTGCCAAGTTTTACAACGACGAGGGCGCTGATGAGCTCGTTTTTTTAGACATTGGGGCAACTCATGAAGATCGTCCTTCGGTAGTGGAATTGGCGAGTCGGGTAGCTGAAGAGATCTTTATTCCTTTCACGGTTGGTGGCGGGCTCCGTACCGTCGAAGACATCCGCCAAGCTCTGCTCGCTGGAGCGGACAAGGTCAGCCTGAACAGCGCGGCAGTGGCAAACCCCAATTTGATTTCGGCGGCTGCGGATAAGTTTGGGGCGCAGTGTGTTGTGCTGGCAATCGACGCCAAGCCCGTTGACACTGGCAAGTGGGAGGTGTACACTCACGGCGGAAGGAAATCGACCGGGTTAGACGCGGTTGAGTGGGCGCGCCGAGGAGTCGAGCTCGGAGCAGGGGAGATTCTGCTGACGAGCATGGGTGGCGACGGCACACAAGCGGGTTACGACCTGGGAGTGACTAAAGCCGTTAGCGAAGCAGTAGGGGTGCCTGTAATCGCTAGCGGAGGAGCGGGCAAGCCTGAACATCTCCTTGAGGCAGTGAGTCTTGGCAAGGCGGACGCCGTTTTGTTGGCGAGCATCTTGCATGACGGTCTCTATCGCATTGCCGATCTAAAACAGGAGATGCATCAGGCAGGGCTCCCGGTCAGGTTGGTACAGAAAACTTAG
- a CDS encoding class I SAM-dependent methyltransferase translates to MADPRTQFGRSAGQYLTSSVHGNKSALDDMVNAVRPKGGIVVDVGCGAGHTAFAFAHKVGTVIATDITPEMLEVTALAAIDRGYTNIRTEHAWAEELPFEKSSVDGVTCRLAAHHFRSIQAFVIESYRILKPGGWLAIVDNFGIDDPQADLALQNIEKTRDPSHGRSLKIGEWNMMIQRAGFSLRSSTPTWKPIPFDSWVQRMHVEPETAASLEKQMRESEGPLREYLQPTDGPDGFFFHLGELQIVADKP, encoded by the coding sequence ATGGCTGACCCGCGCACCCAATTTGGCCGCTCTGCCGGGCAGTACCTAACAAGCTCTGTCCACGGCAATAAATCGGCCCTCGACGACATGGTCAACGCCGTGCGTCCGAAGGGTGGAATCGTGGTTGATGTAGGATGCGGCGCCGGTCACACGGCCTTTGCTTTCGCCCACAAAGTCGGCACCGTGATCGCGACGGATATCACGCCCGAAATGCTTGAGGTCACCGCGCTAGCAGCTATTGACCGAGGCTACACCAATATTCGAACCGAGCATGCTTGGGCGGAAGAACTCCCATTCGAGAAGAGCAGCGTGGATGGCGTAACATGCCGCCTTGCCGCTCATCATTTCCGTTCGATTCAGGCATTCGTGATTGAGTCCTACCGGATATTGAAGCCTGGCGGCTGGCTGGCGATTGTCGATAACTTTGGCATCGATGATCCGCAAGCCGATTTGGCGCTCCAGAACATTGAGAAGACGCGCGATCCTTCGCACGGACGCAGCCTAAAGATCGGCGAGTGGAACATGATGATCCAGCGAGCGGGATTTAGTCTGCGCTCTTCAACTCCCACTTGGAAGCCGATCCCATTCGACTCTTGGGTCCAGCGAATGCATGTCGAGCCTGAGACGGCCGCCTCATTAGAGAAGCAGATGCGGGAATCGGAAGGACCCTTGCGAGAGTATCTTCAGCCGACTGATGGACCCGACGGGTTCTTCTTCCATCTTGGCGAGCTTCAAATCGTCGCAGATAAGCCGTGA
- a CDS encoding PAS domain-containing protein, whose translation MIQANLGKDGRPTDRVEDGCTLSDNELPTGPASLNSACPTAVVREGSVIRVNNAFCVLCGNPDVNHWIGKDIADVLLPSSAPDGSPLPYDRVVRRADGETIEVKAFSLQSTRDKKALFEVMVVESQTFNNLDPAVRHLLERTWDCLEERTLQLDATTRKLDQEQTRHEAAQGALSDNESRYRQLIDLSPNGIMILSRGIIVSPNKTIGALIGLPSSESLIGTNVVDLFDSTSRAEVQAAIDSPETYGRLKEDHQLLCANGETLEVEVYAAAYSGDPEVTSYMIVRDISQRRKAERDLKVAEVRSQFALDASGIGVWDWRPSTNESYYSPTWKAMLGYDDDEITPRHEEWSSRVHPDDWPAIYEAERRLFEGEATHYECIHRLRAKDGTYKWILSRGRPVSYDDDGKPVRYIGTHMDLTDRVSFETQIEELNRNLSARNEELETANSELETFSYTVSHDLRSPLRTIDGYSHAIEYDYGDELSDGPKEYLHAIRRATQKLGHLIDDILSLSRINQSPLRIQNVNLATIAEDIAKDLKSSEKDRKIEFEIESGLMAHGDRNLLFLALQNLMGNAAKFSAKSDPAIITVGKTDGAFFVRDNGVGFNMQHSNKLFEPFQRLHSAQEFEGSGIGLATVARILRRHGGRIWAQSEIGRGATFYFTLGEPES comes from the coding sequence ATGATCCAAGCTAACCTTGGGAAAGACGGTCGCCCCACAGACCGAGTCGAAGACGGTTGTACTTTGAGTGATAATGAACTCCCCACTGGACCGGCCAGCCTTAATTCGGCCTGCCCAACCGCTGTCGTGCGCGAAGGCAGTGTCATTCGCGTCAACAATGCGTTTTGTGTCCTGTGCGGTAATCCCGATGTGAACCACTGGATAGGCAAGGACATCGCCGATGTGCTCTTGCCCTCTTCAGCCCCGGATGGCTCGCCGCTTCCCTACGACAGAGTTGTGCGCCGTGCCGATGGAGAAACGATCGAGGTCAAGGCTTTTAGCCTCCAATCGACCCGCGACAAAAAAGCTTTGTTCGAAGTGATGGTCGTGGAGAGTCAGACCTTCAACAACCTTGATCCCGCCGTTCGTCATCTCCTTGAACGAACTTGGGATTGCCTGGAAGAAAGAACCCTCCAACTTGACGCGACAACGCGCAAACTGGATCAAGAACAAACACGACATGAAGCTGCTCAAGGAGCGCTGAGCGACAACGAGTCGCGCTATCGTCAGTTGATTGATCTTTCGCCAAACGGCATCATGATCCTCAGTCGGGGAATCATCGTTTCACCCAATAAAACGATCGGAGCTCTCATTGGGCTCCCTTCGAGTGAAAGTCTCATCGGCACAAACGTTGTTGACCTATTCGACAGCACGAGCCGAGCAGAAGTGCAGGCCGCCATTGACTCCCCAGAAACCTACGGTCGGCTCAAAGAGGATCATCAGCTCCTGTGCGCAAATGGAGAGACACTCGAAGTCGAGGTTTACGCCGCCGCCTACTCTGGCGACCCCGAAGTCACCTCCTACATGATCGTGCGCGATATTAGCCAACGCAGAAAGGCAGAACGCGATCTCAAAGTTGCCGAAGTTCGATCTCAATTCGCCCTGGATGCAAGCGGCATCGGAGTTTGGGACTGGCGTCCATCGACCAACGAGTCCTACTACTCTCCAACCTGGAAGGCAATGCTCGGCTATGACGACGATGAGATCACACCCCGTCACGAAGAGTGGTCCTCTCGTGTCCACCCCGACGACTGGCCTGCTATCTATGAAGCCGAGCGACGCTTGTTTGAGGGAGAAGCCACCCACTACGAATGCATCCACAGATTGCGGGCCAAAGACGGAACTTACAAGTGGATCCTTTCGAGAGGAAGACCGGTTTCCTACGACGACGATGGTAAGCCAGTACGGTACATCGGAACTCATATGGACCTCACCGATCGAGTCAGCTTTGAGACTCAGATCGAGGAGTTAAACCGAAACCTATCGGCAAGAAATGAAGAGCTTGAAACCGCCAATAGCGAACTAGAAACATTCAGCTACACGGTTTCACACGACTTGCGTTCACCATTGCGCACTATCGACGGCTACAGCCATGCCATCGAGTACGACTACGGCGACGAACTCTCGGATGGCCCCAAGGAGTACTTACACGCCATCCGTCGAGCCACACAAAAGCTGGGACACTTGATTGACGATATCCTCAGCCTCTCACGCATCAACCAGTCGCCCTTGCGCATCCAAAACGTTAACCTCGCGACGATTGCCGAAGACATTGCCAAGGACCTCAAGTCTTCGGAGAAGGACCGGAAAATCGAGTTTGAAATCGAGAGCGGACTGATGGCTCACGGTGATCGTAACTTGCTCTTTCTTGCTCTTCAAAACCTCATGGGCAACGCGGCAAAGTTTAGCGCGAAAAGCGATCCAGCCATTATCACGGTTGGCAAAACCGACGGCGCATTCTTCGTCCGCGATAACGGGGTTGGATTCAATATGCAGCACTCAAACAAGCTGTTCGAGCCATTTCAAAGGCTGCATAGTGCACAGGAATTTGAAGGGAGCGGCATCGGGCTAGCCACCGTTGCGAGAATCTTACGACGTCACGGAGGACGGATTTGGGCGCAGTCGGAAATAGGCCGTGGTGCAACGTTCTACTTCACGTTAGGCGAACCGGAGAGCTAA
- the miaB gene encoding tRNA (N6-isopentenyl adenosine(37)-C2)-methylthiotransferase MiaB, with amino-acid sequence MTISPLTVAKSGRPKARRGTYFIQTWGCQMNEEDSEQIGLYLQQIGFEPAGDMMSAHVILLNTCSVRKKPEDKAFSMLGELALLKKQRPEIIVGVAGCMAQLRAKEIHQRAHFVDFVVGTGQLSTIPGLVEEAAQTRRFQTRLDLPERKGAVVTDIPQRLVAPRVDGEVPYAPTLSDQLSAIGDQGAGDQRSQIGDRNLGNQLSAIGDQNAGNQKSEIGNRNPGAPSLFERSENGEGVGGGVSEPSAISNQQSAIANQELNPLPLRGRVGEQSEPGRGDNDSESANKFAHSQNAHTKAQSKIQNPKSKIKAFVPIQYGCDKFCTFCIVPTTRGRERSRPTEDIVAEVYALSENGVKEVTLLGQTVNSYGKNLAEGRVPFAKLLWLLEGLPSLQRIRYTSPYPRDFTAELIECIRDNPKVMEHVHLPLQSGDNDMLKAMHRLYTAESFLEIVKDLRAAVPDVGITTDIIVGFPGETEEQFEKTLEMVREVRFDGAYIFIYSTRPGTPAAEMEQLPYALKQSRLKVLSDLQNSITIERNEACVGQTVEVLVEGPSPKNPSLLKGYSREFKMVHFPAPAEPETLIGQLVEVKLEESFLWGLKGQLI; translated from the coding sequence ATGACCATTTCGCCGCTTACCGTTGCAAAGTCCGGACGCCCAAAGGCCCGTCGCGGAACCTACTTCATTCAAACCTGGGGGTGCCAGATGAACGAAGAGGATTCTGAGCAGATCGGGCTGTATCTGCAGCAGATAGGGTTTGAGCCCGCTGGCGATATGATGAGCGCACATGTGATTTTGCTGAACACGTGCTCAGTGCGCAAGAAGCCAGAGGACAAAGCGTTTTCAATGTTGGGCGAGTTGGCATTGCTGAAAAAGCAAAGGCCCGAGATCATCGTCGGCGTAGCCGGTTGCATGGCCCAGCTCCGAGCCAAAGAGATTCATCAGCGAGCGCATTTTGTCGACTTTGTGGTTGGCACTGGGCAACTCTCCACGATTCCTGGACTGGTTGAAGAGGCCGCCCAAACCCGCAGATTCCAAACCCGGCTCGATCTTCCCGAACGAAAGGGCGCGGTGGTGACCGACATCCCGCAACGTTTGGTGGCACCAAGGGTTGATGGAGAGGTCCCTTATGCGCCTACTCTGAGCGATCAGCTGTCGGCTATCGGAGATCAGGGCGCTGGAGATCAGAGATCGCAGATCGGAGACCGGAACCTGGGCAATCAGCTATCGGCTATCGGCGATCAGAATGCGGGAAATCAGAAATCGGAGATCGGAAATCGGAATCCCGGAGCCCCCTCCTTGTTTGAGCGAAGCGAAAATGGGGAGGGGGTTGGGGGTGGGGTAAGCGAGCCATCAGCAATCAGCAATCAACAATCAGCAATCGCGAATCAAGAGTTAAACCCCCTCCCCTTGAGGGGGAGGGTCGGTGAGCAAAGCGAACCGGGGAGGGGTGACAACGATAGCGAAAGCGCGAATAAATTCGCGCACTCCCAAAACGCACACACCAAAGCCCAATCCAAAATCCAAAATCCAAAATCCAAAATCAAAGCCTTCGTCCCCATCCAATACGGTTGTGACAAGTTCTGCACCTTCTGCATCGTCCCCACCACCCGCGGACGCGAGCGCAGCCGCCCGACCGAGGACATTGTCGCCGAGGTTTACGCGCTCAGCGAGAATGGAGTCAAAGAGGTCACCCTTTTGGGCCAGACCGTCAACTCCTACGGCAAGAACCTCGCCGAAGGCCGCGTGCCATTTGCCAAACTCCTTTGGCTGCTCGAAGGCCTCCCCAGTCTTCAGCGCATCCGCTACACCAGCCCTTATCCACGCGATTTCACCGCAGAACTCATCGAATGCATCCGCGACAACCCGAAGGTCATGGAGCACGTTCACTTGCCGCTGCAATCGGGCGACAACGACATGCTCAAGGCGATGCACCGGCTCTACACCGCCGAGTCGTTTTTGGAGATCGTGAAGGACCTGCGCGCAGCCGTGCCCGACGTCGGCATCACCACCGACATCATCGTCGGCTTCCCCGGCGAGACCGAGGAGCAGTTCGAGAAAACGCTGGAGATGGTGCGTGAGGTCCGGTTCGACGGGGCCTACATTTTCATCTACTCCACCCGGCCGGGCACTCCCGCCGCTGAGATGGAGCAGCTGCCGTATGCGCTCAAGCAGTCACGATTGAAGGTCCTTAGCGACCTACAGAATTCGATCACGATTGAGAGAAATGAAGCATGTGTCGGGCAGACGGTTGAGGTCTTGGTGGAAGGCCCGTCACCCAAGAACCCGAGTCTGTTGAAAGGCTACAGTCGAGAGTTTAAGATGGTGCACTTCCCTGCTCCTGCCGAACCCGAAACCCTGATCGGGCAGCTTGTGGAAGTGAAGCTGGAAGAGTCGTTCTTGTGGGGCTTGAAGGGCCAGCTAATTTGA
- a CDS encoding DinB family protein has product MTSKEYLAGYPDRVNALVERLKKAVDGLTDEQFNTKQEDGWWSIGQIIEHLMIANGPYLVEMAHVAKSAPRSGGTDEIKHTWFGRFLINAMDKPNIPAHRSMHPGPGPMEKSKVDDWAAQYSELVSIAKNSDGINLTEAKIRNPFVKLAKMNVADMFEIIAAHTERHVKQIEELALRFA; this is encoded by the coding sequence ATGACGTCAAAGGAGTACCTGGCTGGATATCCGGACCGAGTGAATGCACTGGTTGAACGGCTGAAAAAGGCGGTTGACGGGCTCACCGACGAGCAATTCAACACGAAACAAGAGGACGGCTGGTGGAGCATTGGGCAGATCATCGAGCACTTGATGATCGCCAACGGGCCGTACTTGGTTGAAATGGCGCACGTGGCCAAAAGCGCCCCACGATCAGGCGGTACTGACGAGATCAAGCACACCTGGTTTGGCAGGTTTCTCATCAATGCGATGGACAAACCGAACATTCCGGCTCACCGGTCGATGCACCCTGGTCCCGGTCCTATGGAGAAGTCGAAAGTGGATGATTGGGCAGCGCAGTATTCTGAGCTCGTTTCAATCGCCAAGAATTCGGATGGGATAAATCTAACCGAGGCAAAGATTCGGAATCCCTTTGTGAAGCTCGCGAAAATGAACGTCGCCGATATGTTCGAGATCATTGCCGCTCACACCGAGCGACACGTGAAGCAGATAGAGGAGTTAGCTCTCCGGTTCGCCTAA
- a CDS encoding ABC transporter ATP-binding protein — protein sequence MRSFRRTLEFLRPYRWRMVFAVVLTLTVTLLQIIPPRMFQLAIDSAIQPALSARAQLKEIEAEAAKAPPSVTAPTGARNPDGTQEPNKATPREIAKLKKTIEKDAPSMLWLIAGFLIVVIAARNLLSYLLHYSLTWVGHRFCFDLRFATWRHLHRLSLAYHNQTQVGKIMSRVTADIELIQSLIQGQLVTFISDLVTIVAVLAMLFTLQWKLALIILGLVPFYVLSYLFFLKHIREVSNEQRRLWDEMLGKLAEKIAGIGVVKAFVKEKYETRNFMTTVREKFAVDMRQVHLNRRLGLVSGTISALGTGVVYAYGGSLVQHGQMTTGVLVAITFYIGYIFNPAVRVVDFNNSLQWAVTAMDRVFQTLDTKPEIQDKPDAPALAPITSGVRFDNVSFSYIEGVAAVHELNFTVGAGEIIGIVGPTGAGKTTLMNLLMRFYDPQHGRVLIDGTDLRDVRLESIRRQVSMVAQENLLFSVSIMENVKYGKRDAQDEEAIAACQIADLHDFIVGLPDGYETKIGEGGIKLSGGQKQRLALARALITNPSILILDDVTSALDGETEARVQGSLKKAMQGRTTFIISHRLSSVVEADRIFVVDGGRIVDIGTHHELAHRGGIYQQIYEEQFKSALQMRG from the coding sequence ATGCGCTCTTTTCGGCGCACGCTGGAGTTCCTTCGCCCGTATCGCTGGCGAATGGTCTTTGCGGTTGTGCTGACATTAACGGTGACGTTGCTCCAGATCATCCCGCCCCGGATGTTCCAGCTTGCCATCGACAGCGCCATTCAGCCCGCACTTTCTGCCCGTGCTCAGCTCAAGGAGATTGAAGCGGAGGCCGCCAAAGCCCCGCCGTCGGTCACCGCCCCAACCGGTGCACGCAATCCTGATGGAACTCAAGAACCGAACAAAGCAACGCCTCGCGAGATCGCCAAGCTCAAGAAGACGATCGAGAAAGATGCTCCGTCGATGCTTTGGCTCATCGCGGGGTTCTTGATCGTCGTGATTGCCGCGCGCAATCTCCTCAGCTATCTCTTGCACTACAGTCTGACGTGGGTCGGTCATCGCTTTTGTTTCGATCTCCGATTTGCGACGTGGAGGCACCTCCACCGGCTTAGTCTTGCCTATCACAACCAGACCCAGGTCGGCAAGATCATGTCCCGCGTTACCGCGGATATCGAGTTGATCCAGTCGCTCATTCAGGGTCAGCTTGTCACCTTCATCAGCGATCTGGTTACCATTGTCGCGGTCTTGGCGATGCTGTTCACGCTCCAATGGAAGCTGGCTCTGATCATCCTCGGGCTTGTGCCGTTTTATGTTCTTAGCTATCTCTTCTTCCTCAAGCACATTCGCGAAGTGAGCAACGAACAGCGACGACTTTGGGATGAGATGCTCGGCAAATTGGCCGAGAAGATCGCGGGGATTGGGGTCGTAAAAGCCTTTGTGAAGGAGAAGTACGAGACCCGAAACTTTATGACAACGGTTCGTGAGAAGTTTGCGGTGGACATGCGGCAAGTGCACCTGAACCGTCGACTGGGTCTCGTCAGTGGCACCATCTCGGCGCTCGGAACAGGTGTAGTTTATGCGTATGGTGGTTCGCTCGTGCAGCACGGACAGATGACGACCGGCGTTCTGGTGGCGATCACTTTCTACATTGGCTATATCTTCAATCCGGCTGTTCGTGTGGTGGACTTCAACAATAGCCTTCAATGGGCCGTCACGGCGATGGACAGAGTGTTCCAGACCCTCGACACCAAGCCGGAGATTCAGGATAAGCCAGATGCTCCCGCTTTAGCGCCGATCACCAGTGGCGTCCGGTTCGACAACGTTTCGTTTAGCTATATCGAAGGCGTTGCCGCTGTCCATGAATTGAACTTTACGGTCGGAGCGGGAGAGATCATCGGAATCGTTGGTCCAACTGGGGCGGGGAAGACCACGTTGATGAACCTGCTGATGCGCTTTTACGACCCTCAGCACGGACGGGTGCTCATCGACGGGACCGATTTGCGCGACGTCAGGTTGGAGTCGATCCGTCGGCAGGTGAGTATGGTCGCTCAAGAAAACCTTCTCTTTAGCGTAAGCATTATGGAGAACGTCAAGTACGGCAAGCGCGATGCTCAAGACGAAGAGGCGATTGCGGCTTGCCAAATCGCCGATCTTCACGACTTCATCGTAGGGCTGCCAGACGGGTATGAAACTAAGATCGGAGAGGGGGGCATCAAGCTCTCTGGCGGACAGAAGCAACGCCTTGCGCTTGCACGAGCATTGATAACCAACCCGTCCATTCTGATCCTCGACGACGTCACGAGCGCTTTAGACGGCGAGACGGAAGCGAGAGTACAGGGGTCGCTCAAGAAGGCGATGCAGGGTCGTACGACGTTTATCATCTCGCATCGGCTGTCGTCGGTTGTCGAGGCCGATAGGATCTTCGTCGTTGACGGTGGTCGCATTGTCGATATCGGGACGCACCACGAGCTCGCTCACCGAGGCGGCATCTATCAGCAAATTTATGAAGAGCAGTTTAAGAGCGCTCTGCAGATGAGGGGCTGA